Proteins encoded within one genomic window of Amorphoplanes friuliensis DSM 7358:
- a CDS encoding CDGSH iron-sulfur domain-containing protein, which translates to MNDEHAATVIPYEDGPLLLRGDFTIRTPEGEVIEPGRGTVALCRCGKSAIKPFCDGTHKAIGFRAGTARETPAPRDQGVQRSDDSPAAQRSST; encoded by the coding sequence ATGAACGACGAGCACGCCGCGACGGTGATTCCCTACGAGGACGGCCCCCTGTTGTTGCGGGGTGACTTCACGATCCGTACGCCGGAGGGTGAGGTCATCGAGCCGGGCCGCGGGACTGTCGCGCTGTGCCGGTGCGGGAAGTCCGCCATCAAGCCGTTCTGCGACGGGACCCACAAGGCCATCGGGTTCCGGGCCGGCACCGCTCGTGAGACCCCCGCGCCTCGCGATCAGGGTGTCCAGCGCAGCGACGATTCGCCTGCGGCCCAGCGTTCGAGCACGTAG
- a CDS encoding iron-containing redox enzyme family protein: MKLPSARGPLSAEVIDALAHPPHDLPTLPDAAGDEDLHLTLFVLYELHYRGWDGVDDHWEWHPGLIALRAGLETRFEADLRDLAGEIPATGDVPHALIAMAGETGGPSLSGYLRGRATREQFCEFAQHRSVYHLREADPHTFAIPRLAGKAKAALIEIQIDEYGGGAANRMHQEMFRDTMTELGLDTTYGAYVDVVPWQTLANNNLMSLFGLHRRWRGALLGHLAGYEMTSTGPNRAYGNALRRLGGSETATRFYDEHVEADAVHEQIAAYDMCGSFCRAEPALAADVLFGARCVLAMEDRWAAYVLERWAAGESSLRWTP, from the coding sequence ATGAAGCTGCCTTCTGCCCGTGGACCACTCTCCGCCGAGGTCATCGACGCTCTGGCCCACCCGCCGCACGACCTCCCGACGCTGCCGGACGCGGCCGGCGACGAGGACCTGCACCTGACGCTGTTCGTCCTCTACGAGCTGCACTACCGCGGCTGGGACGGCGTCGACGACCACTGGGAATGGCACCCCGGTCTGATCGCCCTCCGCGCCGGGCTCGAGACCCGCTTCGAGGCCGACCTGCGCGACCTCGCCGGTGAAATCCCGGCCACCGGCGACGTGCCGCACGCGCTGATCGCCATGGCCGGCGAGACCGGCGGGCCGTCGCTCTCCGGGTACCTGCGCGGCCGCGCGACCCGCGAACAGTTCTGCGAATTCGCCCAGCACCGGTCCGTCTACCACCTGCGGGAGGCCGACCCCCACACCTTCGCGATCCCCCGGCTCGCCGGGAAGGCCAAGGCCGCCCTCATCGAGATCCAGATCGACGAGTACGGCGGAGGCGCGGCCAACCGCATGCACCAGGAGATGTTCCGCGACACCATGACGGAGCTCGGCCTCGACACCACGTACGGCGCCTACGTCGACGTCGTGCCGTGGCAGACGCTCGCCAACAACAACCTCATGTCGCTGTTCGGGCTCCACCGGCGGTGGCGGGGCGCGCTCCTCGGGCACCTCGCCGGGTACGAGATGACCTCGACCGGGCCGAACCGCGCGTACGGGAACGCCCTGCGCCGGCTGGGTGGGTCCGAGACCGCCACCCGCTTCTACGACGAGCACGTCGAGGCCGACGCCGTCCACGAGCAGATCGCCGCCTACGACATGTGCGGCTCGTTCTGCCGCGCCGAACCCGCCCTCGCAGCCGACGTGCTGTTCGGCGCGCGGTGCGTGCTCGCGATGGAGGACCGCTGGGCCGCCTACGTGCTCGAACGCTGGGCCGCAGGCGAATCGTCGCTGCGCTGGACACCCTGA
- a CDS encoding SGNH/GDSL hydrolase family protein, translating to MRRFSKILTASALLVAAVGAPASGSDRTARDRPAWSTAWATAPAAAVGGVEQGYAGFTIRNVVHTTTGGSSVRIHLSNRFGTQPVLMGHVTVAISAHTGGRRDGTIDASTGAAKAGTLRDVLFNGRGSITVPARAEVVSDPVRLRVPADQDLLVTTWTPQPSGTVTYHPAAMQDSFFTRGPADHAGDEAATAFTETTRVWHYVSGVDVSGGPGTVVALGDSITDGVTSTWGANRRWTDYLAARLATSPVPDYGVANSGISGNRVLLDSNAPNYTIYDSFGPSALTRLNWDVLDRAGARSVIVFEGINDIQQTPHQDDPEQIIAGLAQIATQAHSRGLRVVGATIMPWKGWDSWTPELEKTRVAVNEWIRDGGDGALDGLADFDAATRDPADPERMLPAFDSGDHLHPNDAGDKAMAAVVPLSRL from the coding sequence ATGCGCAGATTCTCCAAGATCCTCACGGCGTCGGCCCTGCTGGTGGCCGCGGTCGGAGCGCCGGCGTCCGGCTCCGACCGGACCGCCCGGGACCGGCCCGCGTGGTCGACGGCGTGGGCGACCGCGCCCGCCGCGGCGGTCGGTGGTGTCGAGCAGGGGTACGCCGGCTTCACGATCCGCAACGTCGTCCACACCACCACCGGTGGATCGAGTGTGCGGATCCACCTGTCCAACCGGTTCGGCACTCAGCCCGTACTGATGGGGCATGTCACCGTCGCGATCTCCGCGCACACCGGTGGCCGGCGGGACGGCACGATCGACGCCAGCACCGGCGCGGCGAAGGCCGGCACGCTGCGCGACGTCCTCTTCAACGGCCGGGGCTCGATCACCGTGCCCGCGCGGGCCGAGGTCGTGAGTGATCCTGTACGCCTGCGTGTGCCCGCCGACCAGGACCTGCTCGTGACGACGTGGACCCCGCAGCCGTCCGGCACGGTGACGTACCACCCCGCGGCGATGCAGGACTCGTTCTTCACCCGCGGGCCGGCCGACCATGCCGGTGACGAGGCGGCGACCGCGTTCACCGAGACGACGCGGGTCTGGCACTACGTCAGCGGCGTCGACGTCAGCGGCGGGCCCGGCACCGTGGTCGCACTCGGCGACTCCATCACCGACGGCGTCACGTCGACCTGGGGTGCCAACAGGCGCTGGACCGACTATCTCGCCGCACGCCTCGCGACCAGCCCGGTGCCCGACTACGGCGTGGCCAACTCCGGCATCAGCGGCAACCGTGTGCTGCTCGACAGCAACGCGCCCAACTACACGATCTACGACAGCTTCGGCCCGAGTGCACTGACCCGGCTGAACTGGGACGTGCTCGACCGCGCCGGCGCGCGCTCGGTCATCGTCTTCGAGGGCATCAACGACATCCAGCAGACACCGCACCAGGACGACCCGGAGCAGATCATCGCCGGGCTCGCCCAGATCGCCACGCAGGCGCACTCCCGCGGGCTGCGGGTCGTCGGCGCGACCATCATGCCGTGGAAGGGCTGGGACTCCTGGACGCCCGAGCTCGAGAAGACCCGCGTCGCCGTGAACGAGTGGATCCGCGACGGCGGTGACGGCGCGCTCGACGGGCTCGCCGACTTCGACGCGGCCACCCGGGACCCGGCCGACCCGGAACGGATGCTACCCGCGTTCGACAGCGGGGACCACCTGCACCCGAACGACGCCGGGGACAAGGCGATGGCCGCGGTGGTCCCGCTGTCGCGGCTGTAG
- a CDS encoding alpha/beta fold hydrolase encodes MFEGFDLDHIDVGAATLRVRHGGSGPPVVLLHGHPRTHVTWQHVAADLAADHTVVCPDLRGYGRSSKPPAGEDFSGYSKRAMAGDIVALMTELGHSRFAVAGHDRGCYVAMRLALDHPYAVSHLAVLDGVPIGEALSRAGSRFAQLWWHWFFLGQTAKPAERVINADPEAWYGLGDSVPPEEREAIYDPETVHAMCCDYRAGLRADREADDADWAEGRIITCPTLFAWSTRDDMEELYGDPLSIWRDWAADVEGVAIDSGHHMAEENPQALTTALRALLRRS; translated from the coding sequence ATGTTCGAGGGCTTCGACCTGGACCACATCGACGTCGGCGCGGCGACCCTGCGGGTACGGCACGGCGGCAGCGGCCCGCCCGTCGTGCTGCTGCACGGCCACCCGCGTACCCATGTCACCTGGCAGCATGTCGCGGCGGACCTGGCGGCGGACCACACGGTGGTCTGCCCGGACCTGCGCGGTTACGGACGGTCGTCCAAACCGCCGGCGGGTGAGGACTTCAGCGGCTACTCCAAGCGGGCCATGGCCGGTGACATCGTGGCGCTGATGACGGAGCTGGGCCACTCCCGCTTCGCCGTGGCCGGGCACGACCGCGGGTGTTACGTGGCGATGCGGCTCGCGCTGGACCACCCGTACGCGGTCAGCCACCTCGCCGTGCTGGACGGCGTACCGATCGGCGAAGCGCTGTCGCGGGCCGGGAGCCGGTTTGCGCAGCTGTGGTGGCACTGGTTCTTCCTGGGCCAGACGGCGAAGCCGGCGGAACGGGTCATCAACGCAGATCCGGAAGCGTGGTACGGACTCGGCGACTCCGTGCCGCCCGAGGAGCGCGAGGCGATCTACGACCCGGAAACCGTGCACGCGATGTGTTGCGACTACCGGGCCGGGCTGCGCGCGGACCGGGAGGCTGACGACGCCGACTGGGCCGAGGGCCGCATCATCACGTGCCCGACGCTGTTCGCGTGGTCGACCCGGGACGACATGGAGGAGCTCTACGGCGATCCGTTGTCCATCTGGCGGGACTGGGCCGCCGATGTCGAGGGTGTGGCGATCGACAGCGGTCACCACATGGCCGAGGAGAACCCTCAGGCGCTCACGACTGCGTTGCGGGCTCTGCTGCGGCGATCCTGA
- a CDS encoding DUF3817 domain-containing protein: MRRIPALFAAVAIAEACSWAALLVGMFFKYVVVHNEIGVQIAGPIHGAFFMAYLAVTVIQARLAGWKWWVTLVALACSIPPFATIVFERWARSRGLIRIAAAEPATQS; encoded by the coding sequence GTGCGCCGCATACCTGCCCTCTTTGCCGCCGTCGCAATCGCCGAGGCCTGCAGCTGGGCGGCTCTGCTCGTCGGCATGTTCTTCAAGTACGTGGTGGTGCACAACGAGATCGGCGTCCAGATCGCGGGACCGATCCACGGCGCCTTCTTCATGGCGTACCTCGCGGTCACGGTGATCCAGGCGCGCCTCGCGGGCTGGAAGTGGTGGGTCACGCTCGTCGCCCTGGCCTGCTCGATCCCGCCTTTCGCCACGATCGTCTTCGAGCGCTGGGCTCGCTCCCGCGGCCTGATCAGGATCGCCGCAGCAGAGCCCGCAACGCAGTCGTGA
- a CDS encoding GNAT family N-acetyltransferase, producing the protein MPRLVSPVVAAGTLARLDQPLLAGVGFMLRPWQIADARVVAAAYADEGIQRWHARSMTADESLTWIRSWPDRWRQETGAGWAVADDRVLGQISLRTIDLAEGQAEISYWVLPEARGRRIAAGALEVLTGWAFSILGLHRIEVRHSTANEASCRVAERAGYAYEGTLRSQALHPDGWHDMHLHARTAGT; encoded by the coding sequence GTGCCCCGACTCGTCTCCCCCGTCGTCGCCGCCGGCACGCTGGCCCGCCTCGATCAGCCCCTGCTCGCCGGGGTGGGTTTCATGCTGCGGCCGTGGCAGATCGCGGACGCCCGCGTGGTGGCGGCGGCGTACGCCGACGAGGGCATCCAGCGGTGGCACGCGCGGTCGATGACGGCCGACGAGTCGCTGACCTGGATCCGTTCCTGGCCCGACCGGTGGCGGCAGGAGACCGGCGCCGGCTGGGCCGTCGCGGACGATCGTGTCCTGGGGCAGATCAGCCTCCGGACGATCGACCTCGCCGAGGGGCAGGCCGAGATCTCGTACTGGGTGCTGCCCGAGGCCCGTGGCCGGCGCATCGCCGCGGGGGCGCTCGAGGTCCTCACCGGCTGGGCCTTCTCGATCCTCGGGCTGCACCGCATCGAGGTCCGCCACTCGACAGCCAACGAGGCCTCCTGCCGGGTCGCCGAGCGCGCCGGGTACGCGTACGAAGGAACCCTGCGCAGTCAGGCCCTGCACCCGGACGGCTGGCACGACATGCACCTGCACGCCCGGACCGCCGGCACCTGA
- a CDS encoding PPOX class F420-dependent oxidoreductase: protein MMPAGIADAEFLCVTTYRRDGTPVPTPVWHAVDGEVVYTTTLADSGKVKRIRNNPRVTIAACDKAGRLTGPEHAGIATILLGDGHRRAVRIKEARHHLARLVHFYETRLRRHPMVGVEIRLS from the coding sequence ATGATGCCCGCCGGGATCGCCGACGCCGAGTTCCTGTGCGTGACCACCTACCGCCGTGACGGCACCCCGGTGCCGACCCCGGTCTGGCACGCCGTCGACGGCGAGGTGGTCTACACCACCACCCTGGCCGACAGCGGGAAGGTGAAACGGATCCGGAACAACCCCCGGGTGACGATCGCCGCCTGCGACAAGGCCGGACGCCTGACCGGGCCCGAGCACGCCGGCATCGCCACGATCCTCCTCGGTGACGGTCACCGCCGCGCGGTCCGCATCAAGGAAGCACGGCACCACCTGGCCCGGCTGGTGCACTTCTACGAAACCCGGCTGCGCCGCCACCCGATGGTGGGCGTCGAGATCCGTCTGAGCTAA
- a CDS encoding response regulator transcription factor encodes MTEPMRLVLADDNYLVREGTRRLLEDSGEVVVVAAVGSAAELLDAVRRLRPEAVLTDIRMPVSGDIGQSSMEGIDAAHTIRATDPHVGVLILSQYAEESYAFELFRNGTAGLAYLLKDRVGDLDQLLAALRAVIAGGSVIDPQVVDALVTRRARLRESPLARLTGRELEVLREMAQGRGNAGIAARLSLSESSVEKYVNTIFAKLALTGEQHVHRRVAAVLTFLRDAGLHTP; translated from the coding sequence ATGACTGAGCCGATGCGGCTGGTCCTCGCCGACGACAACTACCTCGTCCGCGAGGGCACCCGAAGGCTGCTGGAGGACTCGGGCGAGGTCGTCGTGGTGGCGGCGGTCGGCTCGGCGGCGGAACTCCTCGATGCCGTACGCCGCCTGCGGCCGGAGGCGGTGCTCACCGACATCCGCATGCCGGTCTCCGGTGACATCGGGCAGTCCTCGATGGAGGGCATCGACGCGGCCCACACGATCCGGGCGACCGACCCGCACGTCGGGGTGCTCATCCTGTCCCAGTACGCGGAGGAGTCCTACGCGTTCGAGCTCTTCCGCAACGGGACCGCGGGTCTGGCGTACCTGCTCAAGGACCGGGTCGGTGACCTGGACCAGCTGCTGGCGGCGCTGCGGGCGGTCATCGCCGGTGGCTCGGTCATCGACCCGCAGGTCGTCGACGCGCTGGTGACCCGCCGCGCCCGGCTGCGGGAGTCGCCGCTGGCCCGCCTGACCGGGCGCGAGCTGGAGGTGCTGCGCGAGATGGCCCAGGGCCGCGGCAACGCGGGCATCGCGGCCCGGCTGTCGCTGTCGGAGTCGTCGGTGGAGAAGTACGTCAACACGATCTTCGCCAAGCTGGCCCTGACCGGTGAGCAGCACGTCCACCGCCGCGTCGCGGCCGTCCTGACCTTCCTCCGCGACGCGGGTCTCCACACCCCTTAG
- a CDS encoding sensor histidine kinase has translation MRGVPAVFAVAGGVALAAAVVLRLAAGDPGAAGWTIVGPGPFYAAGLYAVVRRPAERTGSWMLICGALFAIEGVLGGSVLPLIADRSWAWLVVLLRQAAEVGSVVAGTALIGLFPAGRIRRTGERWVLWCVAGIGAGLVVLSAMSWPTLSAGTFRPPLYPVVSPIYVEALAPVGPVAGLASKAFFASTLLGVGMLYLRYRTAPPADRRRVRWLLLGCGSALVLWLALAAVVSAAPAASFAVAVAVLWPLTVVLILGSFLLGVSGDGVLDIDRPARRRLVYRLLWLLIAAVYTIAAAAAGVVASRYLSIGPAVLLATTAALAFQPVRRRLERLADRWVFGARLDGYAVLTRFGAVLESTPAPARLLPDLADAIRQGLDLRWVRVRLDLSTGVAGDDDGGDPELVVPLTYAGTGLGVIECGPRRDGQLLDEDRRLLGHLAGQAATVVHAAHLSTELTERMTVIREQTAELAASRARVAQARDAERRRLQRDLHDGVQQDLVVLSAKVALTRERLRRGDERAGASLAEVQTDLTALLGSLRDFAHAIHPPVLADRGLLEAVEATASRLPLEVVIEADAALRGVRYPPPIEAAGWYVVAEALTNVVKHANAARVVIGLRESGGSLVVRVGDDGRGFDLDAPRGLGLTGLADRVSIVNGTMRVDSDPARGTTVTADLPVRDEEAGDD, from the coding sequence ATGCGCGGGGTCCCGGCGGTGTTCGCGGTGGCGGGTGGGGTTGCCCTCGCTGCCGCGGTCGTGCTGCGCCTCGCGGCCGGTGATCCGGGGGCGGCCGGCTGGACGATCGTCGGACCGGGTCCCTTCTACGCCGCCGGGCTCTACGCGGTGGTGCGGCGCCCGGCCGAGCGGACCGGGTCGTGGATGCTCATCTGCGGGGCGCTCTTCGCGATCGAAGGTGTGCTGGGCGGTTCGGTGCTGCCGCTGATCGCGGACCGGTCGTGGGCCTGGCTGGTGGTCCTGCTGCGTCAGGCGGCCGAGGTCGGCAGCGTCGTCGCCGGTACGGCTCTGATCGGGCTGTTCCCCGCGGGGCGGATCCGGCGTACCGGTGAGCGGTGGGTCCTGTGGTGTGTCGCCGGGATCGGTGCCGGGCTGGTGGTGCTGTCCGCGATGTCGTGGCCGACGTTGTCCGCCGGGACGTTCCGGCCGCCGCTGTACCCCGTGGTCAGCCCGATCTATGTCGAGGCCCTGGCGCCGGTGGGACCGGTGGCGGGACTGGCGTCGAAGGCGTTCTTCGCGTCGACCCTGCTCGGCGTGGGGATGCTGTACCTCCGCTACCGCACCGCACCGCCCGCCGACCGGCGGCGGGTGCGCTGGCTGCTCCTGGGCTGCGGCAGCGCCCTGGTGCTGTGGCTCGCCCTGGCCGCGGTCGTCTCGGCGGCGCCGGCAGCCTCCTTCGCGGTCGCCGTCGCGGTGCTGTGGCCGCTCACGGTCGTGCTGATCCTGGGCTCGTTCCTGCTCGGTGTGTCCGGCGACGGCGTGCTCGACATCGACCGGCCGGCCCGCCGGCGGCTGGTCTACCGGCTGCTCTGGCTCCTGATCGCGGCGGTCTACACGATCGCGGCCGCCGCGGCCGGGGTGGTGGCGAGCCGGTACCTGTCGATCGGGCCGGCGGTGCTGCTGGCGACCACGGCGGCGCTGGCGTTCCAGCCGGTGCGGCGGCGGCTCGAACGGCTCGCGGACCGGTGGGTGTTCGGCGCCCGGCTCGACGGGTACGCCGTGCTCACCCGGTTCGGCGCGGTCCTGGAGTCGACCCCCGCGCCCGCACGGCTGCTGCCCGACCTCGCCGACGCCATCAGGCAGGGCCTCGACCTGCGGTGGGTACGCGTACGCCTGGATCTCTCCACCGGGGTGGCGGGAGACGACGACGGCGGTGACCCGGAGCTGGTCGTGCCGCTGACCTACGCCGGCACCGGCCTGGGTGTGATCGAGTGCGGTCCGCGCCGGGACGGGCAGCTGCTGGACGAGGACCGCCGCCTGCTCGGGCACCTCGCCGGTCAGGCCGCGACCGTGGTCCACGCCGCGCACCTGAGCACCGAGCTCACCGAGCGCATGACGGTCATCCGGGAGCAGACGGCGGAGCTCGCCGCCTCACGGGCCCGGGTGGCGCAGGCCCGGGACGCCGAACGGCGGCGCCTGCAGCGGGATCTGCACGACGGTGTGCAGCAGGATCTGGTGGTGCTGTCCGCGAAGGTCGCCCTGACCCGGGAGCGGCTGCGCCGCGGCGACGAGAGGGCCGGCGCTTCCCTGGCCGAGGTGCAGACGGATCTGACCGCCCTGCTGGGGTCGCTGCGCGACTTCGCGCACGCCATACACCCACCCGTCCTGGCTGACCGGGGTCTGCTCGAGGCGGTCGAGGCCACAGCGTCCCGGCTGCCCCTCGAAGTGGTGATCGAGGCGGACGCGGCCCTGCGGGGTGTGCGCTACCCGCCGCCGATCGAGGCGGCCGGCTGGTACGTGGTGGCGGAGGCGCTGACCAATGTCGTGAAGCACGCGAACGCCGCCCGCGTCGTCATCGGCCTGCGGGAGTCCGGCGGCTCCCTCGTCGTGCGGGTCGGCGACGACGGGCGGGGCTTCGACCTCGACGCGCCGCGCGGACTCGGCCTGACCGGGCTCGCCGACCGGGTGTCCATCGTGAATGGGACGATGCGGGTCGACAGCGATCCGGCGCGGGGCACGACCGTCACCGCGGACCTCCCGGTACGCGACGAGGAGGCCGGTGATGACTGA
- a CDS encoding isochorismatase family protein, with product MTTLQDRPNTALVIVDVQNRVVASTHERDAVVANIGSLVSKARAENVPVVWVQQFDDVLVKGTEPWQVVPELSPEDADQHIDKAWADSFEETELETVLAGLGVGRLIVTGAQTDECIRSTLHGALVRGYDTILVSDAHTTEDLSEWGAPPPDKVIAHTNLYWDGHKAPGRVAGTVETKNVSFG from the coding sequence GTGACAACGCTGCAGGACCGGCCGAACACCGCACTTGTCATCGTCGACGTGCAGAACCGCGTCGTCGCGAGCACACACGAGCGTGACGCGGTCGTCGCCAACATCGGCAGCCTGGTCAGCAAGGCCCGCGCGGAGAACGTTCCCGTGGTCTGGGTGCAGCAGTTCGACGACGTGCTGGTGAAAGGCACCGAGCCCTGGCAGGTCGTTCCCGAGCTCAGCCCGGAGGACGCCGACCAGCACATCGACAAGGCGTGGGCCGACTCGTTCGAGGAGACCGAGCTCGAGACCGTCCTGGCCGGCCTCGGCGTGGGCCGTCTCATCGTCACCGGCGCCCAGACCGACGAGTGCATCCGCTCGACCCTCCACGGCGCGCTCGTCCGCGGATACGACACGATCCTGGTCAGCGACGCTCACACCACGGAGGATCTCTCCGAGTGGGGCGCGCCACCCCCGGACAAGGTCATCGCCCACACCAACCTCTACTGGGACGGCCACAAGGCACCCGGTCGGGTGGCCGGCACGGTGGAGACCAAGAACGTCAGTTTCGGCTGA
- a CDS encoding cobalamin biosynthesis protein, whose protein sequence is MTGLLVLGLGARSATPAADVEAGVSAALVQAGVLPAAITVLATLDRRAAEPGPRVLAERHGWRIVGYTAEELAAVDVPHPSETVARRSGTASVAEAAALLAAGPGASLVLPKRVVGGITVAMALSRN, encoded by the coding sequence GTGACGGGACTGCTGGTCCTGGGCCTCGGCGCCCGCTCGGCCACGCCTGCGGCCGACGTCGAAGCCGGAGTCAGCGCCGCATTGGTGCAGGCGGGAGTGCTTCCTGCGGCCATTACGGTCCTGGCCACCCTGGACCGCCGCGCGGCCGAGCCGGGCCCCCGGGTTTTGGCCGAGCGGCACGGGTGGCGGATCGTCGGCTACACCGCCGAGGAACTGGCCGCCGTCGACGTCCCGCACCCGTCGGAGACGGTGGCCCGTCGGAGCGGCACCGCGTCCGTCGCGGAGGCGGCTGCACTGCTGGCCGCCGGGCCGGGCGCCTCGCTGGTGCTGCCCAAGCGTGTCGTCGGGGGCATCACCGTCGCGATGGCCCTCAGCCGAAACTGA